One Streptomyces sp. R28 DNA window includes the following coding sequences:
- the ppdK gene encoding pyruvate, phosphate dikinase — translation MSENKEPHVAKFVYDFTEGNKDLKDLLGGKGANLAEMTNLGLPVPPGFTITTEACKVYLDSGEEPAALRDEVSAHLDALETKMGKKLGQADNPLLVSVRSGAKFSMPGMMDTVLNIGLSDKSVKGLADQAGDERFAWDSYRRLIQMFGKTVLGVDGELFEDALDKAKEAKKVTVDTDLEAADLKKLVTAFKKIVKKEAGRDFPQDPREQMDLAIHAVFDSWNTDRAKLYRRQERIPGDLGTAVNVCSMVFGNLGPDSGTGVAFTRDPASGHQGVYGDYLQNAQGEDVVAGIRNTVPLAELETIDKKSYDQLMQIMETLENHYKDLCDIEFTIERGQLWMLQTRVGKRTAGAAFRIATQLVDQGLIDEAEALQRVNGAQLAQLMFPKFDEEAKVEQVGRGIAASPGAAVGKAVFDSYTAVKWSRSGEKVILVRRETNPDDLDGMIAAEGILTSRGGKTSHAAVVARGMGKTCVCGAEELEVDTKRRRMTVPGGHVVEEGDVISIDGSSGKVYLGEVPVVPSPVVEYFEGRMHAGASDADELVAAVHRIMAFADRKRSLRVRANADNAEDALRARRFGAQGIGLCRTEHMFLGDRRELVERLILADTEAEREESLKELLPLQKKDFVELFSAMDGLPVTIRLLDPPLHEFLPDITELSVRVALAESRQEPHENELRLLQAVHRLHEQNPMLGLRGVRLGLVIPGLFTMQVRAIAEAAAERKNAKGDPRAEIMIPLVGTVQELEIVREEADQVVAEVEAATGVQLKLSIGTMIELPRAALTAGQIAEAAEFFSFGTNDLTQTVWGFSRDDVEASFFTAYLEKGIFGVSPFETIDKDGVGSLVKLAAEAGRKTRPDLKLGVCGEHGGDPESVHFFHEVGLDYVSCSPFRIPVARLEAGRAATQSEGSDHR, via the coding sequence GTGTCGGAAAACAAAGAACCCCACGTAGCGAAGTTCGTTTACGACTTCACCGAGGGAAACAAGGACCTCAAGGACCTCCTGGGTGGCAAGGGCGCGAACCTCGCCGAGATGACCAACCTGGGACTCCCCGTTCCCCCCGGCTTCACGATCACGACAGAAGCCTGCAAGGTCTACCTCGACAGTGGCGAGGAGCCCGCGGCACTGCGTGACGAGGTGAGTGCGCACCTCGACGCCCTCGAGACGAAGATGGGCAAGAAGCTCGGCCAGGCCGACAACCCCCTGCTGGTCTCGGTCCGTTCCGGCGCCAAGTTCTCGATGCCCGGAATGATGGACACGGTCCTCAACATCGGGCTCTCCGACAAGTCCGTGAAGGGCCTCGCCGACCAGGCCGGCGACGAGCGGTTCGCCTGGGACTCCTACCGCCGCCTCATCCAGATGTTCGGCAAGACCGTCCTCGGCGTCGACGGCGAGCTCTTCGAGGACGCCCTCGACAAGGCCAAGGAGGCCAAGAAGGTCACGGTCGACACCGACCTTGAGGCCGCCGACCTGAAGAAGCTGGTCACCGCCTTCAAGAAGATCGTGAAGAAGGAGGCCGGCCGGGACTTCCCGCAGGACCCGCGCGAGCAGATGGACCTCGCCATCCACGCGGTCTTCGACTCCTGGAACACCGACCGCGCCAAGCTCTACCGCCGCCAGGAGCGCATCCCCGGCGACCTGGGCACGGCCGTCAACGTCTGCTCCATGGTCTTCGGCAACCTGGGCCCGGACTCGGGCACCGGCGTCGCCTTCACCCGTGACCCCGCCTCCGGCCACCAGGGCGTCTACGGCGACTACCTCCAGAACGCCCAGGGCGAGGACGTGGTGGCGGGCATCCGCAACACCGTCCCGCTGGCGGAGCTGGAGACGATCGACAAGAAGTCGTACGACCAGCTGATGCAGATCATGGAGACGCTGGAGAACCACTACAAGGACCTCTGCGACATCGAGTTCACCATCGAGCGCGGTCAGCTGTGGATGCTCCAGACCCGCGTCGGCAAGCGCACGGCGGGCGCCGCCTTCCGTATCGCGACCCAGCTGGTGGACCAGGGCCTGATCGACGAGGCGGAGGCGCTCCAGCGCGTCAACGGCGCCCAGCTCGCCCAGCTGATGTTCCCGAAGTTCGACGAGGAGGCCAAGGTCGAGCAGGTCGGCCGGGGCATCGCGGCGTCGCCGGGTGCGGCGGTCGGCAAGGCGGTCTTCGACTCGTACACCGCCGTGAAGTGGTCGCGTTCCGGTGAGAAGGTCATCCTGGTGCGCCGGGAGACCAACCCCGACGACCTGGACGGCATGATCGCCGCCGAGGGCATTCTGACCAGCCGTGGCGGCAAGACGTCCCACGCGGCCGTGGTCGCCCGCGGCATGGGCAAGACCTGTGTGTGCGGTGCCGAGGAGCTGGAGGTCGACACCAAGCGGCGCCGGATGACGGTGCCCGGCGGGCACGTCGTGGAGGAGGGCGACGTCATCTCCATCGACGGCTCCAGCGGCAAGGTGTACCTCGGTGAGGTGCCCGTCGTCCCGTCCCCGGTCGTGGAGTACTTCGAGGGCCGGATGCACGCGGGCGCCAGCGACGCCGACGAGCTGGTCGCGGCCGTGCACCGGATCATGGCGTTCGCCGACCGCAAGCGGAGCCTGCGAGTACGCGCCAACGCGGACAACGCCGAGGACGCGCTGCGCGCCCGTCGCTTCGGCGCCCAGGGCATCGGTCTGTGCCGTACCGAGCACATGTTCCTCGGCGACCGCCGTGAGCTGGTCGAGCGCCTGATCCTGGCCGACACGGAGGCCGAGCGCGAGGAGTCCCTGAAGGAACTGCTCCCGCTGCAGAAGAAGGACTTCGTGGAGCTGTTCTCGGCGATGGACGGCCTGCCGGTGACGATCCGCCTCCTCGACCCGCCGCTGCACGAGTTCCTGCCCGACATCACCGAGCTGTCGGTCCGCGTGGCCCTCGCCGAGTCCCGCCAGGAGCCGCACGAGAACGAGCTGCGGCTGCTCCAGGCCGTGCACAGGCTGCACGAGCAGAACCCGATGCTGGGTCTGCGCGGTGTGCGGTTGGGCCTGGTCATCCCCGGCCTGTTCACGATGCAGGTCCGCGCGATCGCGGAAGCGGCCGCCGAGCGCAAGAACGCCAAGGGCGACCCGCGTGCCGAGATCATGATCCCGCTCGTCGGCACGGTCCAGGAGCTGGAGATCGTCCGCGAGGAGGCCGACCAGGTCGTCGCGGAGGTCGAGGCGGCGACGGGTGTGCAGCTGAAGTTGTCCATCGGCACGATGATCGAGCTCCCGCGTGCCGCGCTGACCGCCGGTCAGATCGCGGAGGCGGCGGAGTTCTTCTCCTTCGGCACGAACGACCTCACCCAGACGGTGTGGGGCTTCAGCCGGGACGACGTGGAGGCCTCGTTCTTCACGGCGTACCTGGAGAAGGGCATCTTCGGTGTCTCCCCGTTCGAGACGATCGACAAGGACGGAGTCGGCTCCCTCGTGAAGCTGGCCGCGGAGGCGGGCCGCAAGACCCGTCCCGACCTCAAGCTCGGCGTCTGCGGTGAGCACGGCGGTGACCCGGAGTCGGTCCACTTCTTCCACGAGGTGGGACTGGACTACGTCTCCTGCTCGCCGTTCCGGATCCCGGTGGCGCGCCTCGAGGCGGGCCGGGCCGCGACCCAGTCGGAGGGCAGCGACCACCGCTGA
- a CDS encoding ROK family protein, with amino-acid sequence MTGQPGRTGRATKSGGQAGAGDLLELVRSGRATTRGALQQATGLSRATVGQRLDRLFRAGWLREGAGGPVGSPLGGRPSITLEFDDAHAVVLAADLDTRHARAAVLSLTGEILAEHGGTLVIEDGPDAVLGELGRWFAELLEKTGRRVDEVGGIGLAVPGPVDSETGRVVQPPIMPGWDGYDIRGRLARAFSEHTGAGPLPVLVDNDANLMAYGEQRTGYPGCSAFVLVKVSTGIGAGVVVNGSVYRGIDGGAGDLGHIRVGTDARCRCGSYGCLAAVASGGAVARRLAEEGVPAASGSDVRDLLASGHPGAAALAREAGRQVGDVLATVVTLLNPGVLMIAGDLAGTPFLTGVRELLYQRALPRSTAHLDVVTSRLGERAGLVGAGALVVEHLYAPERVEERLVALGV; translated from the coding sequence ATGACTGGGCAGCCGGGGCGGACGGGCAGGGCGACGAAAAGCGGCGGTCAGGCCGGCGCGGGGGACCTGCTCGAACTCGTGCGCAGTGGGCGCGCCACCACGCGCGGCGCCCTCCAGCAGGCCACCGGACTCTCCCGTGCCACCGTCGGCCAGCGCCTCGACCGCCTCTTCCGGGCGGGCTGGTTGCGCGAGGGCGCGGGCGGCCCCGTGGGCTCCCCGCTGGGCGGCCGCCCCTCCATCACCCTGGAGTTCGACGACGCGCACGCGGTCGTCCTCGCCGCCGACCTGGACACCCGGCACGCGCGCGCCGCCGTACTGTCCCTGACCGGCGAGATCCTCGCCGAGCACGGTGGCACGCTGGTCATCGAGGACGGGCCGGACGCGGTGCTGGGCGAGCTCGGGCGCTGGTTCGCCGAGTTGCTGGAGAAGACCGGGCGCCGGGTCGACGAGGTGGGCGGCATCGGGCTCGCGGTGCCGGGGCCGGTGGACAGCGAGACCGGCCGGGTCGTCCAGCCGCCGATCATGCCGGGCTGGGACGGCTACGACATACGCGGCCGCCTGGCCAGAGCCTTCAGTGAGCACACGGGGGCCGGGCCGCTGCCGGTCCTCGTCGACAACGACGCCAACCTCATGGCGTACGGCGAACAGCGCACCGGATACCCGGGCTGCTCGGCGTTCGTGCTGGTCAAGGTGTCGACCGGCATCGGGGCGGGGGTTGTCGTCAACGGCTCGGTGTACCGGGGCATCGACGGCGGCGCGGGCGATCTCGGGCACATCCGGGTGGGCACCGACGCGCGGTGCCGGTGCGGTTCGTACGGCTGCCTGGCCGCCGTCGCCAGTGGTGGCGCCGTGGCCCGGCGGCTGGCCGAGGAGGGCGTGCCCGCGGCCTCCGGATCGGACGTGCGGGACCTGCTGGCGTCCGGGCACCCGGGGGCGGCCGCACTGGCGCGGGAGGCCGGGCGGCAGGTCGGGGACGTACTGGCGACCGTCGTGACGCTGCTCAACCCCGGGGTGCTGATGATCGCCGGGGATCTGGCCGGAACACCCTTCCTCACCGGTGTGCGGGAGTTGCTGTACCAGCGGGCGCTGCCGCGTTCGACCGCTCATCTGGATGTGGTGACGTCGCGACTGGGGGAGCGGGCCGGGCTGGTGGGGGCCGGGGCGCTGGTCGTGGAGCATCTGTACGCGCCCGAGCGGGTGGAAGAACGGCTGGTCGCGCTGGGTGTGTGA
- a CDS encoding glycogen debranching N-terminal domain-containing protein, which yields MTDRHHLLVYGGTFAAVGDGGDISGVRGVGSPDGLFVRDARHLTRWQLTVDGAVPEALSPVADGDTTRCVLVPRGGRNEPPAYTLFREQAVGDGSFIESLRVTSNRPVPTTIRLAVTADADFTDQFELRSDHRTYAKTGATRSRQVLDHGVEFTYQRGEWRSITSVTADPAPDAVEETGTGARRLVWTLELDPHGTAELTLRVMARPHGDKRPLRVPRSPAALSSQLLALEGEFVEGVAFPTGWPELAAACARGLADLASLQVPATGPDGEELRVPAAGAPWFLTLLGRDALLTSLFALPYRPHLAAATLPALAATQATEIGADAVSQPGKIVHEVRHGELAHFGQVPYGRYYGSVDATPLFLILLGAYAEHTADTTLARRLEPHARAAIGWMLDHGGLTSRGYLVYRADQGGLANQNWKDSPGAICSADGTRPAGPVMAAGAQGYAYDALRRTAWLARTVWRDETYAALLEQAAADLRDRFQQDFWMPEHSFPALALDGEGRQVDALASDAGHLLWSGLLDKEYGELVGRRLLEPDFFSGWGVRTLASGQPAYHPLSYHRGSVWPHDNALITLGLARYGLHDEARTVAHALVDAATTSGHRLPEVIAGYGRDTHAEPVPYPHACVRESRSAAAPLALLTAVGGA from the coding sequence ATGACGGACCGGCATCATCTGCTCGTGTACGGGGGGACGTTCGCCGCCGTGGGCGACGGCGGGGACATCAGCGGCGTGCGGGGCGTCGGCTCTCCGGACGGGTTATTCGTACGCGACGCCCGGCACCTGACCCGCTGGCAGCTCACCGTCGACGGGGCCGTGCCCGAGGCACTCAGCCCGGTCGCCGACGGCGACACCACCCGCTGTGTCCTGGTCCCACGCGGTGGCCGCAACGAGCCACCCGCCTACACCCTCTTCCGTGAACAGGCCGTCGGCGACGGCTCGTTCATCGAGTCCCTGCGCGTGACCAGCAACCGCCCGGTGCCCACGACGATCCGCCTCGCCGTCACCGCGGACGCCGACTTCACCGACCAGTTCGAGCTGCGCTCCGACCACCGCACGTACGCCAAGACCGGCGCCACCCGCTCCCGCCAAGTCCTCGATCACGGCGTGGAGTTCACCTACCAGCGAGGTGAATGGCGCTCGATCACGTCCGTGACGGCCGACCCCGCCCCCGACGCCGTCGAGGAGACGGGCACCGGCGCCCGCCGTCTGGTCTGGACCCTGGAGCTCGACCCGCACGGCACGGCAGAGCTGACCCTGAGGGTGATGGCCCGCCCGCACGGCGACAAACGCCCGCTGCGGGTACCCCGCTCCCCCGCCGCCCTGTCTTCCCAACTCCTGGCTCTGGAGGGCGAGTTCGTGGAGGGCGTGGCCTTCCCGACCGGCTGGCCCGAGCTGGCCGCCGCCTGTGCCCGCGGCCTCGCCGACCTGGCCTCGCTCCAGGTCCCGGCGACGGGCCCCGACGGCGAGGAGCTCCGCGTCCCGGCCGCCGGAGCCCCCTGGTTCCTGACCCTCCTGGGCCGAGACGCCCTCCTCACCTCCCTCTTCGCCCTCCCCTACCGCCCCCACCTGGCCGCGGCCACCCTCCCCGCGCTGGCCGCGACGCAGGCGACCGAGATCGGCGCCGATGCCGTCTCCCAGCCCGGCAAGATCGTGCACGAGGTACGGCACGGCGAGCTGGCGCACTTCGGGCAGGTGCCGTACGGCCGTTACTACGGCTCGGTGGACGCGACGCCGCTGTTCCTGATCCTGCTGGGCGCGTACGCCGAGCACACGGCCGACACGACCCTGGCCCGCCGCCTCGAACCCCACGCCCGCGCGGCCATCGGCTGGATGCTGGACCACGGCGGCCTGACCTCGCGCGGCTACCTGGTCTACCGCGCCGACCAGGGCGGCCTCGCCAACCAGAACTGGAAGGACTCCCCCGGCGCCATCTGCTCGGCCGACGGCACCCGCCCCGCCGGGCCGGTGATGGCGGCGGGCGCCCAGGGCTACGCCTACGACGCCCTGCGCCGCACGGCGTGGCTGGCCCGCACGGTCTGGCGGGACGAGACCTACGCGGCGCTCCTGGAACAGGCGGCGGCCGACCTGCGCGACCGCTTCCAGCAGGACTTCTGGATGCCGGAGCACTCGTTCCCCGCTCTGGCGCTGGACGGCGAGGGCCGGCAGGTGGACGCACTCGCCTCGGACGCGGGGCATCTGCTCTGGTCCGGCCTGCTGGACAAGGAGTACGGAGAGCTGGTGGGCCGCCGCCTCCTCGAACCCGACTTCTTCTCGGGCTGGGGCGTACGCACCCTGGCCTCCGGCCAACCGGCCTACCATCCCCTCTCCTACCACCGAGGCTCGGTCTGGCCGCACGACAACGCCCTGATCACCCTGGGCCTGGCCCGCTACGGCCTGCACGACGAGGCCCGCACGGTGGCCCACGCCCTGGTCGACGCGGCGACGACCAGCGGCCACCGCCTGCCGGAGGTCATCGCCGGGTACGGCCGCGACACGCACGCGGAACCGGTGCCGTACCCGCACGCGTGCGTACGCGAATCCCGCTCGGCGGCGGCCCCGTTGGCACTGCTGACGGCGGTGGGAGGCGCGTAG
- a CDS encoding CDP-alcohol phosphatidyltransferase, protein MPVFTRLRQLPGKNDDLTDEAPVSEATAETPPTDDAAPTALRAWHTWRTTYLPWTLTALAAVLIYVCLQMPNTLGNLKPREFTRLPAEAIIGAAVLLSLPRRPRVIVAATSGAALGALTALNILDIGYNEFLGRHFNIILDWELLDDAQSYLKDSLGGTTTLLLTIGVILLVIALIALVALATVRMANLLARHKTPASKGALMAGTVWITCTAFGLQVAGVPIAADHTAGVIKVHAHRAMDTLRDEAAFARDAKSDTFGNTPPDQLLPDLRGKDVLFTFIESYGRSALTDPQIAPGVTSTLDTSTEALAKAGFHAKSGWLTSATYGGSSWLGHSTTLSGLWIDNQQRYRTVMASDHLSLTKAFQKTGDWDTVGVMPGVQKGWPEQKYYGLDKVYNAFQLGYKGPKFSWSTMPDQYALEAFQRQVHSKKRDKPLMAEIILTSSHQPWAPIPKVVDWDTLGDGSLFKPIQKSGTKPSDIISDSTRSKQEYGKSISYSVTSLTQWLERYGTDDTVLVFLGDHQPMSRVSGTKASRDVPISIVAKDPRLLDKIAAWNWTDGLQPAPKAPVWKMSSFRDRFLTAYGSTPDPSN, encoded by the coding sequence GTGCCCGTCTTCACGCGCCTACGTCAACTGCCCGGCAAGAACGACGACTTGACCGACGAGGCACCCGTCAGCGAGGCCACCGCAGAGACACCGCCGACCGACGACGCGGCACCGACAGCCCTCCGCGCCTGGCACACCTGGCGTACCACCTACCTCCCCTGGACCCTCACCGCCCTCGCCGCCGTCCTCATCTACGTCTGCCTGCAGATGCCGAACACCCTCGGCAACCTCAAGCCCAGGGAGTTCACCCGCCTCCCCGCGGAAGCGATCATCGGCGCCGCCGTACTCCTCAGCCTCCCCCGCCGCCCCCGCGTGATCGTCGCGGCGACATCCGGCGCCGCCCTGGGCGCCCTGACCGCCCTGAACATCCTCGACATCGGCTACAACGAGTTCCTGGGCCGGCACTTCAACATCATCCTGGACTGGGAACTCCTCGACGACGCCCAGTCGTACCTGAAGGACTCCCTCGGCGGCACGACCACACTCCTCCTCACGATCGGCGTCATCCTCCTCGTCATCGCACTGATCGCCCTGGTGGCCCTGGCCACAGTCCGCATGGCCAACCTCCTGGCCCGCCACAAAACCCCCGCGTCCAAGGGCGCCCTGATGGCCGGCACCGTCTGGATCACCTGCACGGCGTTCGGGCTGCAGGTCGCCGGCGTGCCGATCGCCGCGGACCACACCGCCGGTGTCATCAAGGTCCACGCACACCGGGCGATGGACACCCTCCGCGACGAGGCGGCGTTCGCGAGGGACGCGAAGTCCGACACGTTCGGCAACACACCACCCGACCAACTGCTACCCGACCTGCGCGGCAAGGACGTCCTGTTCACCTTCATCGAGAGCTACGGCCGCAGCGCACTGACGGACCCGCAGATCGCACCCGGCGTCACGAGCACCCTCGACACCAGCACCGAGGCCCTCGCGAAGGCGGGCTTCCACGCGAAGAGCGGCTGGCTGACGTCGGCGACGTACGGCGGCAGCAGCTGGCTGGGCCACTCCACCACCCTGTCCGGCCTGTGGATCGACAACCAGCAGCGCTACCGCACCGTCATGGCCAGTGACCACCTCAGCCTCACCAAGGCCTTCCAGAAGACCGGCGACTGGGACACGGTCGGCGTCATGCCCGGCGTACAGAAGGGCTGGCCGGAACAGAAGTACTACGGCCTCGACAAGGTCTACAACGCCTTCCAACTCGGCTACAAGGGGCCCAAGTTCAGCTGGTCGACCATGCCCGACCAATACGCCCTCGAAGCCTTCCAGCGCCAGGTCCACAGCAAGAAGCGCGACAAGCCCCTGATGGCGGAGATCATCCTGACGTCCAGCCACCAGCCCTGGGCGCCGATCCCGAAGGTGGTCGACTGGGACACCCTGGGCGACGGCTCGCTCTTCAAGCCCATCCAGAAGTCCGGCACCAAGCCGTCGGACATCATCTCCGACTCCACCCGCTCCAAGCAGGAGTACGGCAAGTCGATCTCGTACTCGGTCACCAGCCTCACCCAGTGGCTGGAGCGCTACGGCACCGACGACACCGTCCTGGTCTTCCTGGGCGACCACCAGCCGATGTCCCGCGTCAGCGGCACCAAGGCCAGCCGTGACGTACCGATCTCGATCGTCGCCAAGGACCCCAGGCTGCTGGACAAGATCGCCGCCTGGAACTGGACGGACGGCCTCCAGCCCGCCCCCAAGGCCCCCGTCTGGAAGATGAGCTCCTTCCGCGACCGCTTCCTGACGGCATACGGCTCGACCCCCGACCCGTCGAACTAG
- a CDS encoding alginate lyase family protein yields the protein MTHRISRRSMLKAAGAATGAVGVGIGTGVAASPATAADKPFAHPGMLHTRADLERMAAKVKAGAAPYTAGFAKLTANRHSQSTWRPNPQVIVARGGSDVQNYPILYNDIHAAYQNALRWKITGDTAHADTARDICNAWSGTSKGIGGGTDVALLAGIYGYQFANVGELMRGYPGFDLARFQDMLVTYFYPMNHRFLNRETNCWGHYWANWDLCSMASLMAIGILCDDRAKFNETVDYFHHGAGNGSLANAIPYVYDDLGLAQWQESGRDQAHSMMGIGLMGTICEMAWNQGVDLYAADDSKFRKACEYVARYNLGYDVPYTTYTWTNGAHCVPTEQTVIAEGGRGQERPVWERVYNHYAIRRGMAMPNTGAMVARSRRKGGGDHGPEGGGGDYGPNSGGFDELGFGTLAFTRDKASAAESAATPSGSAPTPAAKTGSSGSSSSSGSSGSSGSSGDSAAEPPSDPSAQAGKSDGDLAATGSSDLPLWTAASGVTALVGGLLLLRRRGRAAATPSDTEE from the coding sequence GTGACACATCGGATCAGTCGGCGCAGCATGCTCAAGGCCGCGGGAGCGGCGACCGGCGCGGTCGGTGTCGGTATCGGCACGGGCGTGGCCGCCTCCCCGGCGACGGCGGCGGACAAGCCCTTCGCGCACCCAGGAATGCTCCACACCCGGGCCGATCTCGAGCGCATGGCCGCCAAGGTGAAAGCGGGCGCAGCCCCCTACACGGCGGGTTTCGCCAAGCTCACCGCCAACCGCCACTCGCAGAGCACATGGCGGCCCAACCCGCAGGTGATCGTGGCCCGGGGAGGGAGCGATGTCCAGAACTACCCGATCCTCTACAACGACATCCACGCCGCGTACCAGAACGCGCTGCGCTGGAAGATCACCGGCGACACCGCACACGCCGACACCGCGCGGGACATCTGCAACGCCTGGTCGGGGACGTCGAAGGGCATCGGCGGAGGCACCGACGTCGCGCTCCTGGCGGGCATCTACGGGTACCAGTTCGCCAACGTCGGCGAGCTCATGCGCGGCTACCCCGGCTTCGACCTGGCCCGTTTCCAGGACATGCTGGTCACCTACTTCTACCCGATGAACCACCGCTTCCTGAACCGCGAGACCAATTGCTGGGGCCACTACTGGGCGAACTGGGACCTGTGCTCCATGGCCTCGCTCATGGCCATCGGGATCCTCTGCGACGACCGGGCCAAGTTCAACGAGACGGTGGACTACTTCCACCACGGTGCAGGCAACGGCTCGCTGGCCAACGCGATCCCCTACGTCTACGACGACCTGGGCCTGGCCCAGTGGCAGGAGAGCGGGCGCGACCAGGCCCACAGCATGATGGGCATCGGCCTGATGGGCACCATCTGCGAGATGGCCTGGAACCAGGGCGTCGACCTCTACGCCGCGGACGACTCCAAGTTCCGCAAGGCGTGCGAGTACGTCGCCCGGTACAACCTCGGCTACGACGTGCCGTACACCACCTACACCTGGACAAACGGCGCGCACTGCGTGCCAACGGAGCAGACCGTCATAGCCGAGGGCGGCCGTGGCCAGGAGCGCCCGGTCTGGGAGCGGGTCTACAACCACTACGCCATCAGGCGCGGCATGGCCATGCCGAACACCGGCGCCATGGTGGCCCGCAGCAGGCGCAAGGGCGGCGGCGACCACGGTCCCGAGGGAGGCGGCGGCGACTACGGTCCGAACAGCGGCGGATTCGACGAACTCGGCTTCGGCACACTGGCGTTCACCCGGGACAAGGCCAGCGCGGCAGAGTCGGCAGCCACGCCGTCCGGGTCGGCGCCGACGCCTGCCGCCAAGACCGGTTCCTCCGGGTCGTCCAGCTCCTCCGGGTCATCCGGTTCATCCGGCTCGTCCGGGGACTCCGCCGCCGAGCCGCCCTCCGACCCCAGCGCCCAGGCCGGTAAGAGCGACGGCGATCTGGCCGCCACCGGTTCCTCCGACCTCCCGCTGTGGACGGCCGCGAGCGGCGTCACCGCCCTCGTCGGCGGTCTCCTCCTGCTCCGCCGCCGCGGCCGGGCCGCCGCGACACCGAGTGACACCGAGGAGTGA
- the dusB gene encoding tRNA dihydrouridine synthase DusB — translation MTVSPVVSPLQVGPHTVQPPVVLAPMAGITNAPFRTLCREFSGGKGLFVSEMITTRALVERNEKTMQLIHFDETEKPRSIQLYGVDPSTVGKAVRMIAEEGLADHIDLNFGCPVPKVTRKGGGSALPFKRNLLRAILREAVSGAGDLPVTMKMRKGIDDDHITYLDAGRIAVEEGVTAIALHGRTAAQHYGGTADWDAIARLKEHVPEIPVLGNGDIWSAEDAVRMVRETGCDGVVVGRGCLGRPWLFSDLVAAFEGRAEDIARPALREVADVMVRHATLLGEWIGDEARGVIDFRKHVAWYLKGFAVGSEMRKRLAITSSLAELRSGLDELDLDQPWPAGADGPRGRTSGNNRVVLPDGWLKDPYDCAGVSEDAELDTSGG, via the coding sequence ATGACCGTCTCGCCCGTCGTCTCGCCCCTTCAGGTCGGTCCACACACCGTGCAGCCGCCTGTCGTCCTGGCCCCCATGGCCGGGATCACGAACGCGCCGTTCCGGACGCTGTGCCGTGAGTTCAGTGGAGGCAAGGGGTTGTTCGTCAGCGAGATGATCACGACCCGGGCGCTGGTCGAGCGCAACGAGAAGACCATGCAGCTGATTCACTTCGACGAGACTGAGAAGCCTCGTTCGATCCAGCTGTACGGGGTCGACCCTTCCACTGTCGGCAAGGCCGTCCGCATGATCGCGGAGGAGGGGCTGGCCGACCACATCGACCTGAACTTCGGGTGCCCGGTGCCGAAGGTAACGCGCAAGGGTGGCGGGTCCGCGCTGCCGTTCAAGCGGAATCTGCTGCGGGCGATTCTGCGGGAGGCGGTCAGCGGGGCGGGTGACCTGCCGGTCACGATGAAGATGCGCAAGGGCATCGACGACGATCACATCACCTACCTCGACGCGGGGCGGATCGCCGTCGAGGAGGGGGTGACGGCCATCGCGCTGCACGGCCGTACCGCCGCCCAGCACTACGGTGGCACGGCGGACTGGGACGCCATCGCGCGGCTGAAGGAGCATGTGCCGGAGATCCCGGTGCTCGGCAACGGCGACATCTGGTCGGCCGAGGACGCGGTGCGGATGGTGCGGGAGACCGGCTGCGACGGGGTGGTCGTCGGGCGCGGGTGCCTGGGGCGGCCGTGGCTGTTCTCGGATCTGGTCGCGGCGTTCGAGGGGCGGGCGGAAGACATCGCTCGGCCCGCGCTCCGTGAGGTCGCCGACGTCATGGTGCGGCACGCCACACTGCTCGGCGAGTGGATCGGCGACGAGGCGCGCGGTGTCATCGACTTCCGCAAGCACGTCGCCTGGTACCTGAAGGGCTTCGCGGTCGGCTCCGAGATGCGCAAGCGGCTGGCGATCACGTCGTCGCTGGCGGAACTCCGTTCCGGACTGGATGAGTTGGACCTGGATCAGCCTTGGCCGGCCGGGGCCGACGGGCCCCGTGGCCGTACGTCCGGCAACAACCGGGTGGTGCTGCCGGACGGGTGGCTGAAGGATCCGTACGACTGCGCGGGTGTGAGCGAGGACGCGGAGCTGGATACGTCCGGGGGCTGA